Below is a window of Lodderomyces elongisporus chromosome 3, complete sequence DNA.
ATAGATTGGTGATGAAGAATAGCACTTATTATGGAGCAGATGTTGATATTCCAATCGACTTGGAAGTGACACCAGTTTCTAAAGAGAAGAGTCTAGCTGGCgtaaagaaattgatggaaacaaaacagaaggAAAGCGAGGCAGACTCTGACGAAGAGGAGTATGAAGATTCGGATAGTGATATTTCTGATCCAGAAGAAGATAGTCTAGCAGGTGCTTTAGCTGCTTTGCGAGGAGAAATGAGCAAAAAGTCGGCGAAGGCTGGAAAACGATCCGCTCATGAACAAGGTTCCGAGGATGAAGGAGACgacgaggaagaagaagaagaagaggaggaggaggaagaggtgTTTACCGATATCAATACAGATACAGAAGATGAGGCAGAGGATGAAGCAAAATGAGCATAGATAGGCTTTGTTTTTTAGAATGCATTAAtgcatacatatatatctatatatccatatatctatatatatatatatatacatatcaAACTATATACAGCTTTAGATAACCACCAAAGCATTCATTTAGAGTAttctatatttttcttctatattttttttttctatattttattattttgaatAGCTTAATTGCCACGCCTTTATACCTCGAGTCTTAAAATCACAGCGTTTGGTTTGTCCAATCCTTGATTTTTGTAATAATCCTTAGCCACTTCGCCTTCCTTGAAACCTCTCTTCTTGTACCAAGATATCACTTTCTCATCCAGTTGATGTACGTGAATTATAATCTCATGAataaactttttctttgtttgctCAATAACCCACTCCAATAATTTCAGTCCAATTCCCAATCCTCGgtacttttccaaaacgGCAAAACTCTCAATATAAATGCAATTGGGGGTCTTTTGCAACACGCTAGAAGCTAGTAATTCTTCAAAATTTGGCGATGTAGTAGGGTGCGTGTTATTGAATGCACGTGCTTTAATTGCACCGACTGGCAATTCAGAATAATATGCTAATTGGACAACCGTGTCTGAGGACTTGAGACTTTGATCGTACCAAGTCTCAGGATATTTGCACGGTAGTGTCACTTCGTTGATCTTTTTGAACACACCAACATTGTTCACTGTAAGTTCGTCTAATGCTATTATGTTTCTTCCCATTGTATTCTAGATactgtttttcctttttttttttttgttaactTTCTTGCTTTCTTCTAGTTATACGAAGGTGGTTCAGATAAGCACGGGTTCAATAAGGTTTCCACAACGATGTGTATCTGGTTGGAAATTTCAAGTACCAAGTTTAGTATTATTCGCAAGTCGTATCGTGTTGTGTCGTGTCGGgttattttttctctctctctctctctctctctgagTATCGAGACTTGATATCTCAACATTGTATtacatatttatatataagcgtgtaaagaaaaaagtgtaTCAATGAATTTGAcaatatttctttttccatttcttttttcttttctattcttttgaatttgaacaaAGTTAAGTACGGCAATATTAATTTACGTCCTGTGTAAGAGTATATTGGTTTCGCAGATGAAACATTTGATTTCCTAGCCTGAGTATAGAACAAGTGCCATCTTAGCGTGCGAAGATTTATATCAATAGATTATGAGTGCAATTGAACATATCACAAGCATAACTAAAGATATGATGCAAAACGTGACAAGGGCTATGTTCATATGCAAAAATATAGAGCTTTAAAAATCCCCATACATATTTATGGGAACTAAGAACTTCTTGTTCATTTCTCTGTATTGTACTATATACGCAAAGTAAACAAAAGTCAAATATAAATCCGTTTTTTCCGGATTTAAGTTCATTTCAATTGAGGGGTGACATATATACTCAAAagaggagagagagagatagggagagggagagagagagagaaaagaaaaaagaaagatagaGCTCTAGGCGTGGTTCTTGTGGGTGACATAAACTGAGTGCACCACCTTTCTTTGGAAAGACACAGAAAAATTACGTTTTCTTCGCCTGTGATTTGTTCTTTCGCCTTGAAGGTTCCAACTATTCTAAAAACCAGATATCAGTTTGCCCAAACAAGCTTTACTACACTAAACTAACCAAAGGAGAATACACAATTGTCACGATGATTACCACAATTATTGTAGTTCTCGTCATACTATTTTTTGTTCGCAAGATATTCACAGAGTTTTTGTCCGAAAGCGCCAACCCTCTATCAGCGAGTGACCATTTGAACCAAAAAACTATAGTTCAAGGAAAGTTCACTCccaaaactttacaaaggTTCAATGGCAAGGATTCAAACAAGATTTTCATTGCAGTTAAGAATCGTGTTTTTGATGTAACGCAAGGAGCTGCATTTTATGGTCCAGGTGGTCCATACGAGAATTTTGCCGGAAGAGATGCATCAAGAGGATTGGCTTTGAACTCGTTTGATCCTGCTGTGTTAACACCTGTTGACCAACCCATTGATGATTTGAAAGATTTGGGAAAGTTGGAATTGGAATCTTTGGAAAGTTGGGACGagcattttgaaaacagaTACAAAGTTGTTGGTACTTTACATGAAAATGGTACAGTTACCGGAGAGGATAATCTTCCTGAGTAATTCTCAAATACGGCAAGCAGCAAGGAAGAAACGGCAGAAAAAAGGGAGAAAGTATCGATGAGAAGGAGTGTAGCGAAACTAAACTGAACTGAACTGAACTGAGCGTACAGTGGAGTGAAATACAGTTCTTTCGAAGTTATGGAATTTATGATGAAATGAAAGACAACCAGTTTGAAAGCGTAACAAACTTATTCACATAAACCATCATTTTGCATATTAAATGAGTGATTTATAATTTGAAATTCACGCAAGAATAAACAGTGGCGTCTATGTCCGTAGCTTGATGAGTGTTGTGTAATTGTattactttgttttctatttcatTCTCTCCCCCATTCCCCATTCCCCATTCCCTCTTCCCTTTTCCTCCACCATTTTACTTTAACTTTCTCAATTCAAATCGTTCCCCCCCTCTTTACTCTTATTCTTTATctatttgcttcttttcatcaattttACATTTAGTTTTGTTGCATTGGCTCTTAAAATATTTACAAATAATCAAATTCGTTCTTCAGTAATGCTCTTATATAGTTTTCCATTAGAGACCAATGAaactattgttttttttattgttcacttctttttcgttttcgtaTTATAAAACCTAAATgttttcttgctttttcttgatCAGATGGGAAAATCTCCAGCTAAGTTGACTGtgtttataatttttgcgaccatttttttttttttgtacttgttgtttttcttcttttctcacGCAAACTTGGTTACGTTATTTTGTACCGTTAGtagacagagagagagagagaaaaaaaaaagtagcgAAATCCATTAGTGTTGATTCCATCGAGAGAAGGAGATTCTGTtcctactctttttttttttttattatcatGTCTTTTAAGACTTTTAAATACAAGAAagccaccaccacaatcaccaccaacacTACAACTACCACCACTTCCATCAACATCACAGCAAAATCCAGTAACAGGAAATGAGTTACCGCGGAAGAGGACGAGGTGGTGGATACAACAATAACTACCACAACTCTCAAGGTAGAAACTCATCGGCGAATTACCAGCAAAATGTTGACTCGTTTGCTGCAGCCAATGCATACCCCATCGAAATAATGGGTTGGAACGGCGCAAGTCTGACTGAATGTATCAATTTTATATCACGAAAATGTAAAGTCACAGTATCCAACTATTCGGTGGATAAAAACACCGGCGTATTACGAGG
It encodes the following:
- the NAT5 gene encoding N-acetyltransferase 5, coding for MGRNIIALDELTVNNVGVFKKINEVTLPCKYPETWYDQSLKSSDTVVQLAYYSELPVGAIKARAFNNTHPTTSPNFEELLASSVLQKTPNCIYIESFAVLEKYRGLGIGSKLLEWVIEQTKKKFIHEIIIHVHQSDEKVISWYKKRGFKEGEVAKDYYKNQGLDKPNAVILRLEV
- the DAP1 gene encoding Dihydrodipicolinate synthase (BUSCO:EOG09264Z3D) — its product is MITTIIVVLVILFFVRKIFTEFLSESANPLSASDHLNQKTIVQGKFTPKTLQRFNGKDSNKIFIAVKNRVFDVTQGAAFYGPGGPYENFAGRDASRGLALNSFDPAVLTPVDQPIDDLKDLGKLELESLESWDEHFENRYKVVGTLHENGTVTGEDNLPE